In the genome of Bacillus sp. S3, one region contains:
- a CDS encoding NCS2 family permease — translation MQKYFEFEKHGTNYRREIIGGFTTFLAMAYILVVNPLTLSLAAVKDFPDALRMDYGAVFVATALASAIGSIIMGLIGKYPMALAPGMGLNAFFAFTVVLGSGIPWQHALGAVLISGVFFFLLTLTGLREKIINAIPIDLKHAVGAGIGLFITFVGLQSAQIIVNNDATLVGLGDLTAGGPLLAIFGIIVTVIMMTRGIKGAVFYGMMLTAIVGMIFGEIKMPHQVVGQVPSIAPTFGAAFSAFGESSFYTTTMLGIILTFLFVDFFDNAGTLVAVASQAGLMKDNKLPRAGRALISDSVATSVGAVLGTSTTTSFVESTAGVAAGARTGFASLVTAALFILSLFFFPLLSVITAPVTTPALVIVGVLMVTSLGKIDWKRFEIAVPAFLTMITMPLTYSIATGIAMGFIFYPITMIVKGRTKEIHPIMYFFFVIFVLYFIFLK, via the coding sequence GTGCAAAAGTACTTTGAGTTTGAGAAGCATGGAACGAATTATCGCAGAGAAATTATCGGTGGATTTACCACTTTCTTAGCAATGGCTTATATACTGGTAGTTAACCCATTAACATTATCACTGGCGGCAGTTAAGGACTTCCCGGATGCCTTACGCATGGATTATGGTGCTGTATTCGTCGCTACTGCTTTAGCATCTGCAATTGGCTCGATCATTATGGGGCTGATTGGGAAATATCCAATGGCATTGGCGCCGGGAATGGGATTGAATGCCTTTTTTGCTTTCACGGTTGTGTTAGGCAGCGGAATTCCGTGGCAGCATGCACTGGGTGCCGTATTGATTTCCGGTGTGTTTTTCTTCTTACTGACATTAACAGGACTTCGTGAAAAAATTATCAATGCGATTCCCATTGATTTAAAGCATGCAGTCGGTGCAGGGATTGGCTTATTTATTACCTTTGTTGGTTTACAAAGTGCACAGATCATTGTCAATAATGATGCCACACTTGTTGGACTTGGAGATTTAACGGCAGGTGGTCCACTGCTTGCGATTTTTGGAATTATCGTCACTGTCATTATGATGACACGTGGCATTAAAGGTGCTGTTTTTTACGGAATGATGTTGACGGCTATTGTCGGCATGATTTTTGGCGAAATAAAAATGCCGCATCAAGTAGTCGGGCAGGTACCTAGTATAGCACCAACCTTTGGGGCTGCATTTTCCGCTTTTGGCGAGAGTTCATTTTATACAACAACGATGCTTGGAATTATCTTAACGTTTTTGTTTGTTGATTTCTTCGATAATGCAGGGACGTTGGTTGCGGTTGCCAGCCAAGCAGGTCTAATGAAGGATAACAAGCTTCCGCGTGCAGGACGGGCACTCATTTCTGATTCCGTTGCTACTAGTGTTGGGGCTGTTCTTGGAACATCGACAACTACTTCTTTCGTTGAGTCAACAGCGGGGGTTGCGGCAGGTGCTAGAACAGGATTTGCATCATTGGTAACTGCTGCATTATTTATTTTATCATTGTTTTTCTTTCCGTTATTATCAGTCATTACGGCACCCGTTACCACACCGGCATTGGTCATTGTGGGGGTATTGATGGTTACATCCTTAGGTAAAATTGATTGGAAACGGTTTGAAATTGCTGTTCCGGCCTTTTTAACAATGATCACGATGCCGCTTACTTATAGTATTGCGACAGGGATTGCCATGGGTTTCATCTTTTACCCGATTACCATGATCGTTAAGGGGCGGACAAAAGAAATTCACCCAATTATGTATTTCTTCTTTGTTATTTTTGTCCTATATTTCATCTTCTTAAAATAG
- a CDS encoding ABC transporter ATP-binding protein: MLTVQELRKSFGDFEAVKGVSFAVEKGESYGLLGPNGAGKSTTINMMTGLFPPTSGIIRIKDIDVVKNPKQAQKWIGVVPQEIALYQTMSARENLKFWGRMYDLSGNELEKSVDQVLEIIGLTDRAKDKVETFSGGMKRRVNIGAAILHKPELLIMDEPTVGIDPQSRNHILETVKLLNSEGMTIIYTSHYMEEVEYLCERIGIVDHGQLIASGTLRELRETIGDHSRIILTIEKESANVDQLNQTLTGLFSSNDVQIQDQQVMVFHKEPQLILTEFIQAVTKTGTKVTSVDIVEPNLESVFLHLTGRNLRD; this comes from the coding sequence ATGCTAACCGTTCAGGAATTGCGCAAAAGCTTTGGGGATTTCGAGGCTGTAAAGGGAGTTTCATTTGCAGTCGAGAAAGGAGAGTCGTATGGGCTGCTTGGGCCAAATGGGGCAGGAAAGTCAACCACTATCAATATGATGACCGGATTGTTTCCGCCCACATCAGGGATCATTCGGATAAAGGATATCGATGTGGTGAAAAACCCGAAGCAAGCACAAAAATGGATTGGGGTTGTACCGCAGGAGATTGCCCTTTATCAGACGATGTCAGCACGGGAGAATTTAAAATTTTGGGGAAGAATGTACGATCTTTCAGGGAATGAGCTTGAGAAAAGTGTCGATCAAGTGCTTGAGATTATCGGTTTAACAGACCGGGCAAAGGATAAAGTTGAGACCTTTTCCGGCGGGATGAAGCGGCGGGTCAATATTGGGGCAGCGATTTTACATAAACCAGAATTGCTGATTATGGATGAGCCGACTGTTGGTATCGATCCGCAATCAAGAAATCACATTTTGGAAACGGTAAAACTTCTTAACAGTGAAGGGATGACGATCATTTATACCAGCCATTATATGGAGGAGGTTGAATACCTTTGTGAGCGGATTGGCATTGTTGACCATGGGCAATTAATTGCTTCCGGTACGTTACGTGAACTGCGGGAAACCATTGGTGATCATTCGCGGATTATTTTAACGATTGAGAAGGAAAGTGCAAATGTAGACCAGCTTAATCAGACGTTAACGGGCCTTTTTTCTTCAAATGATGTTCAAATCCAAGACCAGCAAGTGATGGTCTTTCATAAAGAGCCGCAATTGATATTAACAGAATTCATTCAGGCGGTGACCAAAACAGGCACAAAGGTTACCTCAGTGGATATCGTGGAACCGAACCTCGAAAGTGTCTTTTTGCATCTGACCGGACGAAATTTACGTGATTAG
- a CDS encoding ABC transporter permease: MKYWWLAWKDLILVARDKKALLTLILMPLLLIAILGSAFGDMMKEDEEFTIKKFTLGVVNLDQGQLSKVLTDEVFAKSLSEQIQVKYYQEEEMTQKIKDHKLTVGIIIEKDFTQSLMTGQGTKVKLLSVPDTFINSTIVQNVIEQFSRSIPIEAAAAQMAQPVQGGNPTSPLLEGYGEKPLIKETTIDAKTKPVSSFQYYAAAMGVMFLLMTVVQGVSTMILEKEQEVFKRLLLTNLTYPNYLFGKLLGLISICLMQAFIIIAGTRLIFGVDWGPSVSSIVIMTVAFVINACGLGVLAGSFIKTEKSFNVAGMFGTQIMAALGGSMVPLYIFPDWIVFATKFIPNGLALQSYLDLMSGASIIKILPAIGGSLGLGLLFFVIGLIRLSFERRGKYA, encoded by the coding sequence ATGAAATATTGGTGGCTTGCATGGAAGGATCTCATACTTGTCGCGCGCGATAAAAAGGCCCTTTTAACTCTGATTTTAATGCCGCTGCTGTTAATCGCCATTTTAGGCTCGGCCTTTGGGGATATGATGAAGGAAGATGAAGAGTTTACAATCAAAAAATTCACCCTCGGGGTGGTTAATTTAGATCAGGGCCAGCTGAGCAAAGTCCTAACCGATGAAGTGTTTGCCAAAAGCTTATCAGAACAAATACAAGTGAAATATTATCAAGAAGAAGAAATGACCCAAAAAATAAAAGACCACAAACTTACCGTCGGCATCATCATCGAAAAAGACTTCACCCAATCATTGATGACAGGACAAGGAACGAAAGTAAAACTTTTATCGGTGCCTGACACCTTTATTAACTCAACCATTGTACAAAATGTGATTGAGCAGTTTTCGCGCTCGATACCAATTGAAGCTGCTGCGGCGCAAATGGCCCAGCCGGTGCAGGGAGGGAATCCAACCAGCCCGCTGCTGGAAGGGTACGGGGAAAAACCGCTGATTAAAGAAACAACAATCGATGCGAAAACGAAGCCGGTCAGCTCTTTTCAATATTACGCAGCTGCCATGGGTGTAATGTTTCTATTGATGACAGTCGTCCAAGGTGTTTCCACCATGATCCTCGAAAAAGAACAAGAGGTCTTTAAACGGCTGCTTCTTACAAATTTAACCTACCCCAATTATCTGTTTGGAAAATTGCTCGGCTTAATCAGTATTTGTTTGATGCAAGCATTTATCATCATTGCCGGTACCAGGCTTATTTTCGGGGTAGATTGGGGGCCGTCCGTTTCAAGTATAGTCATCATGACAGTAGCGTTTGTCATCAATGCGTGCGGACTTGGTGTGTTAGCGGGCTCGTTTATTAAAACAGAGAAATCGTTTAATGTGGCTGGCATGTTTGGAACACAAATCATGGCAGCTCTTGGCGGGAGTATGGTTCCATTGTATATATTCCCGGATTGGATCGTTTTCGCAACAAAGTTTATCCCTAATGGGCTGGCGCTGCAATCCTATTTAGATCTAATGTCAGGTGCGTCAATTATCAAGATCCTGCCGGCAATCGGCGGGTCATTAGGTCTTGGTCTGCTTTTTTTTGTCATTGGATTAATTCGCCTTTCATTCGAAAGGAGAGGGAAATATGCGTAA
- a CDS encoding ABC transporter permease, with product MRKIWTILSLHLKEFFKSPGTLVLMFVMPALFSWIFGGISVNSEQTKPVVNVVSGDSPVHTEILHLLKQEENYSWKKVTRKQAEKNVSAQDVVAAVVLPNDISQRITEKKPIFDIILQRKTENYLALSSHIEGTAGVILRSYQVASARDEGAFSEVLETIAANKGVTVEKQIIQKDTNDSVVINLMFVGFAIMFMMFGLSGAASAILDERIGGTWGRLIVSPASKLQISLGYLLAYFLMGWIQFAVLMAAMNIMFETTWGRLSYFIPFASLVILCVVGFGLMIAGLVKTKQQASAISAVLIVSTCMLGGVYWPIDVVPEIMQKIALGVPQTWAMSGFKEIISGSLHTGTLLKDTAALLGFSALFFFIGLKGMKFE from the coding sequence ATGCGTAAGATCTGGACGATTCTTTCACTTCATTTAAAAGAGTTTTTCAAATCCCCTGGGACGCTGGTGCTGATGTTTGTCATGCCGGCATTGTTTAGCTGGATTTTCGGAGGCATCTCTGTTAATTCAGAACAGACCAAACCAGTTGTTAACGTTGTTTCCGGTGATTCACCGGTCCATACAGAGATTCTGCATCTGTTAAAGCAGGAAGAAAATTATAGCTGGAAAAAGGTAACACGCAAGCAGGCTGAAAAAAATGTCTCTGCACAGGATGTGGTTGCTGCTGTCGTGCTGCCGAATGATATCAGCCAACGAATCACCGAAAAGAAACCGATATTTGACATAATTCTGCAGCGCAAGACGGAAAATTATCTAGCCTTATCTTCTCATATAGAGGGAACGGCAGGGGTGATTCTTCGTTCCTATCAGGTTGCATCCGCAAGGGATGAGGGCGCTTTTTCCGAAGTGCTCGAGACAATCGCTGCAAATAAAGGTGTGACAGTCGAAAAGCAAATCATTCAAAAAGATACCAATGATTCAGTAGTTATCAACCTGATGTTTGTTGGATTTGCCATCATGTTTATGATGTTCGGTCTGTCAGGAGCAGCCTCGGCAATCCTTGATGAACGAATTGGCGGTACATGGGGAAGGCTGATTGTTTCACCTGCAAGCAAACTGCAAATAAGCCTTGGCTATCTTTTGGCTTACTTTTTGATGGGGTGGATTCAATTTGCGGTATTAATGGCTGCTATGAATATCATGTTTGAAACAACCTGGGGAAGGTTATCTTATTTCATTCCCTTTGCATCACTCGTCATCCTATGTGTGGTGGGCTTCGGTCTCATGATTGCCGGGCTCGTCAAAACAAAGCAGCAAGCCTCGGCAATCAGTGCGGTTTTAATCGTGAGCACTTGTATGCTTGGCGGTGTTTATTGGCCGATTGATGTGGTACCGGAGATTATGCAAAAAATTGCCTTGGGCGTCCCGCAGACATGGGCGATGTCAGGCTTTAAAGAAATCATCAGCGGCAGCCTGCACACTGGAACCTTACTAAAAGATACTGCAGCACTGCTTGGATTTAGCGCATTGTTCTTTTTTATAGGTTTAAAAGGGATGAAATTTGAATAA
- the glcT gene encoding glucose PTS transporter transcription antiterminator GlcT — MANLLIDKVLNNNVLIAKHPSYEEVVLIGKGIGFNRKHGDYIETEAVEKLFVLKNEKEQQNYIKLLPFIDNEYLEVIISSIDLIKQRTQSVLNEHIHVALTDHLMFALTRASQGMEMRNPFLIETKALYHREYEIAEEVVRYINDKAGISLPVGEIGFIALHIHSAITNKNLTVVNQHSQLVSRLVEMVEKQFKFEIDKESIDYMRLVRHLRFAIERVEKGERVAEPEKIASLLKEEYPVCYNLSWKLIKVMQQSLKKKVFDAEAVYLTMHLQRLQNKFK; from the coding sequence TTGGCCAATTTATTAATTGATAAAGTATTGAATAATAATGTGCTAATCGCTAAACACCCTTCCTATGAAGAAGTTGTGTTAATAGGTAAAGGTATAGGGTTTAATCGAAAACACGGGGACTATATCGAAACTGAAGCAGTAGAAAAGCTGTTTGTATTGAAAAACGAAAAAGAGCAGCAAAACTACATTAAGCTACTTCCGTTTATCGATAACGAGTATTTAGAAGTCATTATTTCCTCGATTGACTTAATAAAACAGCGGACCCAATCTGTCTTAAATGAACATATTCATGTGGCGCTGACGGACCATTTAATGTTTGCTCTGACAAGAGCTTCGCAAGGAATGGAAATGCGAAATCCATTTCTAATTGAAACAAAGGCCCTTTACCACCGCGAGTATGAAATAGCGGAGGAAGTCGTTCGGTATATTAATGACAAGGCGGGAATAAGTCTGCCGGTTGGAGAGATTGGATTTATAGCTCTGCACATCCATAGTGCGATTACGAATAAAAATCTAACAGTAGTAAATCAACATTCGCAGCTTGTCAGCAGACTAGTTGAAATGGTAGAGAAGCAGTTTAAATTTGAAATCGATAAAGAAAGCATTGATTATATGAGACTCGTTCGTCATCTTCGCTTTGCTATTGAACGCGTAGAAAAGGGTGAAAGGGTAGCAGAACCGGAGAAAATTGCCTCCTTATTGAAAGAGGAATATCCTGTGTGCTATAATCTCTCGTGGAAACTCATTAAAGTGATGCAGCAATCATTAAAAAAGAAGGTCTTTGATGCAGAAGCAGTATATCTGACCATGCATTTACAAAGACTTCAAAACAAATTTAAATAG
- the ptsG gene encoding glucose-specific PTS transporter subunit IIBC → MFKRVFGVLQKIGKALMLPVALLPAAGLLLGIGNALQQETMLHYLPFLDVHWIQLVASVMEDAGGIIFGNLALIFAAGVAIGLAGDGAAALAAIVGYLVLNQVMSSWLGVTAKMLAENPSYASVLGIPTLQTGVFGGITVGLIAAFCYNRYHDIEMPSFLGFFAGKRFVPIATSGLSLIAGLLLLVIWPPIQQAMNSASVWLMGEGTYIAVFFFGFIKRLLIPFGLHHIFHAPFWYEFGSYKDAAGHIVRGDMTIFFAQLKDNVKITAGNFMGGEFPIMMFGLPAAALAMYHTARPERKKLVAGLLASGALTSFLTGITEPLEFSFMFVSPVLFVLHAVLDGLSFVLMAVFNVHLGYTFSGGAIDFFLFGILPGREKWWIAILLGLCFAVIYYVVFRFAITKFNLMTPGREAIEEVDEVSNKGKAEDLPYNILNAMGGQENIAHLDACITRLRVSVNDAKNVDKEELKKLGASGVQEVGNNIQAIFGPRSEIIKSQMIDIMVGKRPRAIEKALEERGEQQIEEAFTSERETDDVFAAPLTGEIKSITEVPDQVFAGKMMGDGFAIVPADGRVVSPVDGKIVNLFPTKHAIGILSDSGREILIHIGIDTVNLKGKCFELLVSENDRVEKGQPLLNVDLDYIKANATSTITPIVFTNLAEGERIVIKKKGLVELKQEGIVKITK, encoded by the coding sequence ATGTTTAAAAGAGTTTTCGGGGTCTTACAAAAGATTGGTAAAGCATTAATGTTGCCGGTAGCCCTTTTGCCGGCCGCGGGTTTATTGTTGGGGATAGGAAATGCCTTGCAACAAGAAACAATGCTGCACTATCTGCCATTTTTAGATGTTCATTGGATACAACTAGTGGCAAGTGTCATGGAAGATGCAGGCGGAATTATTTTTGGTAATTTGGCACTTATCTTCGCCGCAGGTGTTGCGATAGGTTTAGCGGGTGATGGTGCCGCAGCACTTGCTGCCATCGTTGGTTACTTAGTGTTAAATCAGGTTATGAGTTCATGGTTAGGTGTTACAGCAAAAATGCTCGCTGAGAATCCGAGCTATGCCAGTGTTTTGGGGATTCCTACCTTACAAACCGGTGTATTTGGCGGTATTACCGTCGGTCTGATTGCAGCATTTTGCTATAATCGTTACCATGATATTGAAATGCCTTCATTTCTTGGCTTCTTTGCAGGCAAACGCTTTGTTCCGATAGCAACATCAGGCTTATCGCTAATTGCTGGTTTATTGTTATTAGTTATCTGGCCGCCGATTCAACAGGCTATGAATAGTGCATCCGTGTGGCTTATGGGCGAGGGAACGTATATCGCTGTCTTCTTCTTTGGATTTATTAAGCGATTGCTCATTCCGTTCGGTTTACACCATATTTTCCATGCGCCATTTTGGTATGAATTTGGTTCTTATAAGGATGCAGCGGGCCATATTGTTCGTGGAGATATGACCATCTTCTTCGCCCAGTTAAAGGATAATGTAAAAATTACAGCTGGAAACTTTATGGGGGGAGAATTCCCAATTATGATGTTTGGGTTGCCAGCTGCAGCGTTAGCTATGTATCACACCGCACGGCCGGAGAGGAAAAAGCTAGTTGCCGGTTTGCTTGCCTCGGGTGCTTTAACGTCATTCCTAACAGGGATCACAGAGCCGCTTGAATTTTCTTTTATGTTTGTATCTCCCGTCCTTTTCGTTCTTCATGCTGTATTGGATGGCCTTTCATTTGTATTAATGGCCGTTTTTAATGTTCATTTAGGTTATACCTTCTCAGGTGGCGCCATCGACTTTTTCTTATTTGGTATCTTACCAGGAAGAGAGAAATGGTGGATTGCAATTCTTTTAGGACTTTGTTTCGCCGTTATTTACTATGTAGTCTTCCGATTCGCCATTACTAAATTTAATTTAATGACCCCAGGCCGGGAAGCAATAGAAGAAGTGGATGAAGTAAGCAATAAAGGAAAAGCCGAGGACTTACCTTATAATATCCTTAATGCCATGGGAGGGCAGGAAAACATTGCTCATCTTGATGCTTGCATTACCCGTCTTCGTGTTTCAGTAAATGATGCAAAGAATGTGGATAAGGAAGAGTTGAAGAAATTGGGTGCATCAGGTGTCCAAGAAGTAGGAAACAATATTCAAGCAATCTTCGGACCGCGTTCAGAAATAATTAAGAGCCAAATGATAGATATAATGGTAGGAAAAAGACCGCGTGCAATCGAAAAAGCATTGGAAGAAAGGGGAGAACAACAAATTGAAGAAGCCTTCACATCAGAACGTGAGACCGATGATGTGTTTGCCGCGCCGTTAACAGGAGAAATCAAATCGATTACAGAAGTCCCTGATCAAGTGTTTGCTGGAAAAATGATGGGTGACGGCTTTGCGATTGTACCGGCAGACGGAAGGGTAGTGTCACCTGTAGATGGGAAAATCGTTAACCTATTCCCTACGAAACATGCGATTGGTATCCTCTCAGATAGCGGCCGAGAAATATTAATTCACATTGGGATTGATACGGTTAACCTAAAAGGAAAATGTTTTGAATTATTGGTTTCTGAAAATGATCGTGTTGAAAAAGGCCAGCCGTTATTAAACGTAGATCTAGACTATATTAAAGCGAATGCCACATCTACAATAACTCCAATTGTTTTCACTAACTTAGCAGAAGGTGAAAGAATCGTTATTAAGAAGAAAGGTCTTGTTGAACTTAAACAAGAAGGCATTGTAAAGATAACAAAATAA